A stretch of Microbacterium sp. 4R-513 DNA encodes these proteins:
- a CDS encoding MerR family transcriptional regulator — protein MSTAAARERSSSAGLLSIGQVLARLAPEFPTLTSSKLRFLEVQGIVTPVRTESGYRKFSQTDLERLRLALTLQRDHYLPLVVIREYLEDIDAGRDPATPVAAPPPSIVPAPRRYRREELLSATGAAPQLLNDAISTGVLAGSDAYTEQQVAILRALVALDRHGIEPRHVRTLRQSAERDVALVESALAALLRRTDASSRARASELAPELAKRLEELRAIFVRSALDRLLS, from the coding sequence ATGTCGACGGCTGCCGCCCGCGAACGCTCATCGTCCGCGGGTCTTCTGAGCATCGGACAGGTCCTCGCCCGGCTTGCCCCGGAGTTCCCGACGCTCACCTCGAGCAAGCTGCGCTTCCTCGAAGTGCAGGGCATCGTGACGCCCGTGCGCACCGAGTCGGGCTATCGCAAGTTCTCGCAGACCGACCTCGAGCGGCTGCGTCTCGCCCTGACGCTCCAGCGCGACCACTACCTGCCGCTCGTCGTCATCCGCGAGTACCTCGAAGACATCGACGCCGGCCGTGACCCCGCGACCCCGGTCGCCGCTCCGCCGCCCTCGATCGTTCCCGCGCCGCGGCGCTACCGTCGCGAGGAGCTCCTCTCGGCCACGGGCGCGGCGCCCCAGCTGCTCAACGACGCGATCAGCACGGGCGTGCTCGCCGGCTCCGACGCGTACACCGAGCAGCAGGTCGCGATCCTCCGCGCCCTCGTCGCCCTCGACCGCCACGGCATCGAGCCGCGCCACGTCCGCACGCTGCGACAGAGCGCCGAGCGCGACGTCGCACTGGTCGAGTCGGCTCTCGCGGCGCTCCTGCGCCGGACGGATGCCTCGAGCCGCGCCCGCGCCAGCGAGCTCGCACCGGAGCTCGCCAAGCGCCTGGAGGAGCTCCGGGCGATCTTCGTCCGCAGCGCGCTGGACCGCCTTCTGTCCTGA
- a CDS encoding FHA domain-containing protein codes for MDDNRRPDEIRRAADSEAAHPADRAADTTQTFGHDSDLSFIPFGADLSTAELDAIEALPSRVAILIVRSGPTAGARYLLDTDVTTVGRHPEADIFFDDVTVSRRHAEITRDDAGFEIVDQRSLNGTYVNGERVDRARLDNGSEVRIGKFRLNFFVSPADLAQAADG; via the coding sequence GTGGACGACAATCGCCGACCGGATGAGATCCGCCGCGCTGCGGACTCGGAGGCTGCACACCCGGCCGACCGGGCCGCAGACACGACCCAGACGTTCGGACACGATTCCGATCTGTCCTTCATCCCGTTCGGGGCCGACCTGTCGACCGCCGAGCTCGACGCGATCGAGGCCCTGCCGTCGCGCGTAGCGATCCTCATCGTGCGCTCCGGTCCCACGGCCGGCGCCCGCTACCTCCTCGACACCGACGTGACGACGGTGGGCCGCCACCCCGAGGCCGACATCTTCTTCGACGACGTCACCGTGTCGCGCCGCCATGCCGAGATCACGCGGGATGACGCGGGCTTCGAGATCGTCGATCAGCGATCGCTCAACGGCACCTACGTCAACGGCGAGCGGGTCGACCGTGCCCGCCTCGACAACGGCTCCGAGGTGCGCATCGGCAAGTTCCGCCTCAACTTCTTCGTCTCGCCCGCAGACCTCGCGCAGGCCGCGGACGGTTGA
- a CDS encoding copper resistance CopC family protein: MSSQGIHKRPVRRVSAALVAVALSLAATIGATLLGAAPASAHDEFLSADPAADATVESLPAEITLTFSGLISTEEGANEIAVTDASGASLVEGEPSVSDTVVTQRLTTGAASASGAVTVLWKVVSSDGHPISGEYSFTVTGAPTPTPTASSSPTESASPAEPVETPSATATPTTAPTEASSSGAVWPWVVGGLVVLAVAAALIYLLTSRSRRERALAEGRDPAGPAASGGGSEPPLDR, from the coding sequence GTGTCGTCACAAGGAATTCACAAACGCCCCGTCCGCCGGGTCTCCGCGGCCCTCGTCGCCGTCGCCCTGAGCCTTGCGGCGACCATCGGCGCAACCCTCCTCGGGGCCGCACCCGCGAGCGCGCACGACGAGTTCCTCTCGGCCGATCCGGCCGCCGACGCGACCGTCGAGTCGCTCCCGGCGGAGATCACGCTGACCTTCAGCGGCCTCATCTCCACTGAGGAGGGTGCGAACGAGATCGCGGTGACGGATGCCTCGGGCGCCTCGCTCGTCGAGGGCGAGCCGTCCGTGAGCGACACCGTGGTGACGCAGCGGCTCACGACCGGCGCCGCGAGCGCGTCGGGTGCCGTCACGGTGCTGTGGAAGGTCGTCTCGAGCGACGGGCATCCGATTTCGGGCGAGTACTCGTTCACCGTCACCGGAGCCCCCACTCCGACGCCCACAGCCTCGAGCTCTCCCACCGAGAGCGCGTCGCCCGCAGAGCCCGTGGAGACGCCCAGCGCGACCGCCACCCCGACCACTGCGCCGACGGAGGCCTCATCGTCTGGGGCTGTCTGGCCGTGGGTCGTCGGGGGCCTCGTCGTCCTGGCCGTCGCCGCCGCCCTGATCTACCTCCTCACCTCCCGCTCACGACGTGAGCGGGCCCTCGCCGAAGGCCGTGATCCCGCGGGTCCCGCGGCCTCCGGCGGCGGATCGGAGCCTCCGCTCGACCGATAG